A genome region from Triticum aestivum cultivar Chinese Spring chromosome 2B, IWGSC CS RefSeq v2.1, whole genome shotgun sequence includes the following:
- the LOC123043020 gene encoding ATG8-interacting protein 1, whose protein sequence is MSDSEKEVPVEVEEGATRGADWEVVTLTASTYAAAPSGPEGAAEGKRLGDGNDGRASSTTLLMSDHFVFPPSEHENLPIETALLDPPQESTSVDDAGFKNVGGGYDDGSETVKYYDEGKSLSVHDAEMMMGDVAEFHAQDDGRGYVVHDDDDDSQDKSDAPLDSSSSKGRGSGAPCQCWLKKHMSCLYDQAKETNHLWGAVVVAALVGLVILWRKDKLHMSCLKWRSRSAVS, encoded by the exons ATGTCTGACAGCGAGAAAGAGGTGCCAGTGGAAGTGGAAGAAGGCGCCACCCGCGGGGCCGACTGGGAGGTCGTCACGCTCACCGCGTCCACCTACGCCGCCGCGCCCAGCGGGCCAGAAGGAGCAGCAGAGGGCAAGAGGCTCGGCGACGGCAACGACGGCCGCGCCTCGTCCACCACGCTGCTCATGTCGGACCACTTCGTGTTCCCACCCAGCGAGCACGAGAACCTGCCCATAGAGACCGCCCTGCTCGACCCGCCTCAGGAGAGCACCAGCGTGGACGACGCCGGCTTCAAGAACGTCGGTGGGGGCTACGATGATGGGTCCGAGACGGTCAAGTACTATGACGAGGGGAAGAGCCTGTCGGTGCATGATGCCGAGATGATGATGGGTGACGTGGCTGAGTTCCACGCCCAAGATGACGGACGCGGTTACGTtgtccatgatgatgatgatgactcccaGGACAAGTCTGATGCGCCTctggacagcagcagcagcaagggccgTGGCTCTGGTGCCCCCTGCCAGTGCTGGTTGAAGAAGCACATGTCATGCCTGTATGACCAGGCCAAGGAGACCAATCATCTCTGGGGTGCGGTTGTCGTGGCTGCCCTGGTTGGCCTTGTCATCTTGTGGCGCAAAGACAAGTTGCACATGAGCTGCCTTAAATGGCGCTCTCGCTCGGCAGTCAG TTAA
- the LOC123043018 gene encoding protein YIF1B-B, translating into MYDNYRNPHPPGMQMPPPNPQPGPYDNPLYGASSGLIKTGLGVYGEKFFGSSSEFMQSNISRYFSNPQYYFHVNDQYVRNKLKVILFPFLHRGHWTRISEPVGGRLSYKPPMYDINAPDLYIPFMAFGTFIILAGFTLGFMGKFTPEAINLQFTRGLIGWGLQIVFLKGLLYSMGGGEVPLLDLVAYSGYLFAGLSLAIVARLLWAYSYYVMMPWMSLCMGIFLVRTMKRVIFTEMRGSERHSTRQHYFLLFMAIVQFPLFFWLGSIGA; encoded by the exons atgtATGATAACTACAGAAATCCTCATCCTCCCGGGATGCAGATGCCCCCACCAAACCCTCAGCCTGGTCCCTATGACAACCCATTGTATGGCGCAAGCTCGGGTCTGATTAAAACTGGGTTAGGAGTATATGGGGAGAAGTTCTTCGGCTCCAGTTCAGAATTCATGCAGAGCAAT ATCAGTAGATACTTCTCCAACCCACAGTACTACTTCCATGTGAATGATCAGTATGTCAGGAACAAGTTGAAAGTCATACTGTTCCCGTTCCTTCACAGG GGGCACTGGACTCGGATAAGTGAGCCTGTTGGTGGCCGTTTGTCATACAAACCTCCAATGTACGACATAAATGCGCCAGATCTGTACATCCCTTTCATGGCGTTCGGTACCTTCATTATTCTCGCAGGCTTCACACTAGGCTTCATGGGGAA GTTCACTCCAGAAGCCATAAACCTTCAGTTCACAAGAGGGCTGATCGGATGGGGCCTACAGATTGTCTTCTTAAAAGGCCTCCTCTACTCGATGGGCGGTGGCGAGGTGCCGCTGCTCGACCTGGTAGCCTACAGCGGGTACCTGTTTGCGGGGCTCTCCCTGGCCATCGTCGCCCGGCTCCTGTGGGCCTACTCATACTACGTGATGATGCCGTGGATGAGCCTGTGCATGGGGATCTTCCTGGTGAGGACGATGAAGCGGGTCATCTTCACGGAGATGCGGGGCAGCGAGAGGCACTCGACGCGGCAGCACTACTTCCTGCTCTTCATGGCCATCGTGCAGTTCCCCCTCTTCTTCTGGCTCGGCAGCATAGGCGCATGA